One window from the genome of Actinoplanes teichomyceticus ATCC 31121 encodes:
- a CDS encoding 5-formyltetrahydrofolate cyclo-ligase, producing the protein MSDLTGEAEKSPPDKITLRARLLTARRSLTSADRAAAAARLRDHTLAYVRRSAPRTIAAYVPAGPEPGGPDLPDALRAALPSGGRLLLPVLLPDNDLDWAEYTGSLAPASRGLHEPPGPRLGPPAIREADLILVPALAVGRDGTRMGRGGGSYDRALSRLPTPGPTVIALLHDDEDLDAVPAGPHDRRVHGVLTPSGGFSPRPI; encoded by the coding sequence ATGTCGGATTTGACCGGTGAAGCAGAAAAATCACCCCCTGACAAGATCACGCTGCGCGCACGTCTACTTACCGCACGTCGATCACTGACGTCCGCCGACCGCGCGGCCGCCGCCGCGCGGCTGCGGGATCACACCCTTGCCTACGTACGCCGATCCGCACCGCGAACCATCGCCGCCTACGTCCCGGCCGGTCCGGAACCGGGCGGCCCGGACCTGCCCGACGCCCTGCGAGCCGCACTCCCCTCCGGCGGCCGCCTCCTGCTCCCGGTGCTGCTGCCGGACAACGACCTGGACTGGGCGGAGTACACCGGCTCGCTGGCCCCCGCCTCCCGTGGCCTGCACGAACCCCCCGGCCCCCGCCTCGGCCCCCCGGCGATCCGCGAAGCCGACCTGATCCTCGTCCCGGCTCTGGCCGTGGGCCGGGACGGCACACGCATGGGCCGCGGCGGCGGCTCCTACGACCGCGCGCTGTCCCGCCTGCCCACGCCAGGCCCCACGGTCATCGCCCTGCTGCACGACGACGAGGACCTCGATGCCGTCCCCGCCGGGCCCCATGACCGCCGGGTGCACGGCGTCCTCACACCATCCGGCGGCTTCTCCCCCCGCCCGATCTGA
- a CDS encoding FmdB family zinc ribbon protein → MPTYQYACTECGEQLEAVQSFSDPALTECPNCQGKLRKVFNSVGIVFKGSGFYRNDSRSGSVSAEKSNGSADSATKKSETTPAASTASTSSSTSSTSSSSSSSTGSSSSGAKAAAAS, encoded by the coding sequence GTGCCTACCTACCAGTACGCCTGCACCGAGTGCGGTGAGCAGCTTGAAGCCGTGCAGTCTTTCTCCGACCCGGCACTGACCGAGTGCCCGAACTGCCAGGGCAAGCTTCGCAAGGTGTTCAACTCGGTCGGCATCGTCTTCAAGGGCTCCGGCTTCTACCGCAACGACTCCCGTTCCGGCAGTGTGAGCGCCGAGAAGTCGAACGGCTCCGCCGACTCGGCCACGAAGAAGTCCGAGACCACCCCGGCTGCTTCCACCGCGAGCACGTCCTCCTCCACCAGCAGCACCTCCTCATCGAGCAGCAGCTCCACCGGCAGCTCGTCCTCCGGCGCGAAGGCCGCCGCCGCTTCCTGA
- a CDS encoding translation initiation factor 2 — translation MSSPTDGPDDDAYWQRPEPGAASLGRPPEDQPTAPEPPPYPGPPRTDPPAPHWRPPTIATPPPPRHMPAQDMDAIDEAEGSARTVTYGVGLVAGAIAIVLICLLCGRALL, via the coding sequence GTGAGCTCCCCCACCGATGGCCCGGACGACGACGCGTACTGGCAGCGGCCGGAGCCGGGCGCCGCATCGCTCGGCCGGCCGCCCGAGGACCAGCCCACCGCCCCCGAGCCGCCGCCGTACCCGGGTCCGCCGCGCACCGACCCGCCCGCCCCGCACTGGCGGCCGCCGACGATCGCCACGCCACCGCCGCCGCGTCACATGCCGGCTCAGGACATGGACGCCATCGACGAGGCGGAAGGCTCGGCGCGCACCGTGACCTACGGGGTGGGCCTGGTCGCCGGCGCGATCGCGATCGTCCTGATCTGCCTGCTCTGCGGGCGCGCCCTGCTCTGA
- a CDS encoding DUF2231 domain-containing protein, with protein MFDQVNGLPVHILVLHAAVVFVPLLGLGAVVYALVAPWRPRLGWAVALLAVVAPASTFVAKQSGSELYHRLLSHGLQGKGKQILDSHMDYGTTTLWFSLALGVVSLVLVALTSRGKSLPTIAQVAFAVVTVALAAGSGYYIFKTGDSGATAVWGTY; from the coding sequence GTGTTCGACCAGGTCAACGGCTTGCCCGTACATATTCTCGTGCTGCATGCCGCAGTGGTCTTCGTCCCGTTGCTCGGACTCGGCGCGGTGGTGTACGCCCTAGTCGCGCCGTGGCGTCCCCGCCTCGGATGGGCGGTCGCGCTGCTCGCCGTGGTGGCGCCGGCCTCCACGTTCGTCGCCAAGCAGTCCGGCTCCGAGCTGTACCACCGGCTCCTCTCGCACGGCCTGCAGGGCAAGGGCAAACAGATCCTGGACAGCCACATGGACTACGGCACGACGACGCTCTGGTTCTCCCTCGCCCTGGGCGTGGTCAGCCTGGTCCTGGTGGCGCTGACCTCCCGCGGGAAGTCGCTGCCGACGATCGCGCAGGTGGCGTTCGCGGTGGTCACGGTGGCGCTGGCGGCCGGAAGCGGTTACTACATCTTCAAGACCGGCGACTCGGGTGCGACCGCGGTCTGGGGTACCTACTGA
- a CDS encoding Fur family transcriptional regulator, whose protein sequence is MSTGEELLRAHGLRVTRPRLAVLDVLTGGGHLEVEEIARQVRTRLASVSTQAVYDVLGALSRAGLARRIEPAGSPARYEARVGDNHHHIVCRGCGVIADVDCAVGRRPCLSPSEGHGFALDEAEVTFWGLCPDCQSLRVADTV, encoded by the coding sequence ATGTCGACCGGTGAAGAACTGCTGCGTGCGCACGGCCTGCGGGTCACCCGCCCACGGCTGGCCGTACTCGACGTCCTGACCGGCGGTGGCCACCTCGAGGTGGAGGAGATCGCCCGGCAGGTACGCACCCGGCTCGCCTCGGTCTCCACCCAGGCGGTGTACGACGTGCTCGGCGCGCTGTCCCGAGCCGGCCTGGCCCGGCGCATCGAACCGGCCGGCAGCCCGGCCCGCTACGAGGCCCGGGTCGGCGACAACCATCACCACATCGTCTGCCGTGGGTGCGGCGTGATCGCCGACGTCGACTGCGCGGTCGGCCGGCGGCCCTGCCTGTCGCCGAGCGAGGGGCACGGCTTCGCGCTGGACGAGGCGGAGGTCACGTTCTGGGGCCTGTGCCCGGATTGCCAGTCCCTGCGGGTGGCGGACACCGTCTGA
- a CDS encoding oxygenase MpaB family protein, whose product MAGDVGFFGPDSVTWKLHQEPILGLGGLRSLYLQALHPRAVAGVSQNSTFRTDMWGRLARTSDYVVTVIYGSTAEAEQASARLRRLHARLSAVDPRTGESFRVDDPDLLRWVHVAEVESFLTTALRAGVRLSAAEIDTYYTEQLRAAALVGLDPATVPATAAEVDDYYTAMRPELGLTRDGAEAAFFLTVPPVPETWGSRPLRLGLTLGPPRWAYLGLASTAIGLLPPWARKMYGTPGWPTTDLAAGLSARGLRALLGSVLAVLPARYRVSPARQAALARAGLA is encoded by the coding sequence ATGGCGGGCGACGTAGGCTTCTTCGGACCGGATTCGGTCACCTGGAAACTGCACCAGGAGCCCATCCTGGGGCTCGGCGGGCTCCGCTCGCTCTATCTGCAGGCACTGCACCCGCGGGCGGTCGCCGGTGTCTCGCAGAATTCGACGTTCCGCACCGACATGTGGGGCCGGCTGGCCCGCACCTCGGATTACGTGGTCACCGTCATCTACGGCAGCACGGCCGAGGCGGAGCAGGCCAGCGCCCGGTTGCGACGGCTGCACGCGCGGCTCAGCGCGGTCGATCCGCGTACCGGGGAATCCTTCCGGGTCGACGACCCGGACCTGCTGCGCTGGGTCCACGTGGCCGAGGTCGAATCCTTCCTGACCACCGCGCTGCGCGCCGGGGTGCGCCTGAGCGCCGCCGAGATCGACACCTATTACACCGAGCAGCTGCGCGCCGCCGCCCTGGTCGGCCTGGACCCGGCGACCGTGCCGGCCACCGCGGCCGAGGTGGATGACTACTACACCGCCATGCGCCCGGAGCTGGGCCTGACCCGGGACGGGGCGGAGGCCGCGTTCTTCCTGACCGTTCCGCCGGTTCCGGAGACCTGGGGCAGCCGACCACTGCGACTGGGCCTGACCCTCGGCCCGCCGCGCTGGGCGTACCTCGGCCTCGCCAGCACCGCGATCGGGCTGCTCCCGCCGTGGGCCCGGAAGATGTACGGCACTCCGGGCTGGCCCACCACCGACCTGGCCGCCGGCCTTTCCGCCCGCGGCCTGCGCGCCCTGCTCGGCAGCGTCCTGGCCGTGCTCCCCGCCCGGTACCGGGTGTCCCCGGCACGCCAAGCGGCCCTGGCCCGCGCCGGACTGGCCTGA
- a CDS encoding RecB family exonuclease, producing MPERLFVCTPSKLGAYLDCPRRYRYSYVDRPTPPKGPPWAHNSLGASVHTALKNWYALPPERRTPEALPTLLKSTWVREGYRDVELERAAYRRALGWLEAYVATLDPQDEPLGVERVVAAKTSVLALNGRADRIDARTGPNGPEAVIVDYKTGRAGLDADDARGSQALALYAYAAQRVFRRPCYRVELHHLPTGTVAAHEHTEESLARQVRRAEETAADIMAAEKAVAAGGDPDESFPANPGSLCGWCDFRKVCPAGAAAAGKEPWTAVEHLAG from the coding sequence ATGCCCGAGCGCCTCTTCGTCTGTACCCCGAGCAAGCTGGGAGCCTACCTCGACTGCCCCCGGCGGTACCGGTATTCGTACGTCGACCGCCCCACCCCGCCCAAGGGGCCGCCCTGGGCGCACAACTCGCTGGGCGCGAGCGTGCACACCGCCCTGAAGAACTGGTATGCCCTGCCACCCGAGCGGCGCACGCCGGAGGCGCTGCCCACGCTGCTGAAGAGCACCTGGGTCCGGGAGGGTTACCGCGACGTGGAGCTCGAGCGGGCGGCGTACCGGCGGGCGCTGGGCTGGCTCGAGGCGTACGTCGCGACGCTGGACCCGCAGGACGAGCCGCTCGGCGTGGAGCGGGTGGTCGCCGCCAAGACGTCGGTGCTGGCGCTGAACGGCCGGGCCGACCGGATCGACGCCCGCACCGGACCGAACGGCCCGGAAGCGGTGATCGTCGACTACAAGACCGGGCGGGCCGGACTGGACGCCGACGATGCCCGCGGATCGCAGGCGCTGGCGCTGTACGCGTACGCCGCGCAGCGGGTGTTCCGGCGGCCGTGCTACCGGGTCGAGCTGCACCATCTGCCGACCGGGACGGTCGCCGCGCACGAGCACACCGAGGAGTCGCTGGCTCGGCAGGTGCGGCGGGCCGAGGAGACCGCGGCGGACATCATGGCCGCGGAGAAGGCGGTGGCCGCCGGAGGTGATCCGGACGAGTCGTTCCCGGCCAATCCGGGTTCGCTGTGCGGGTGGTGCGACTTCCGGAAGGTGTGCCCGGCGGGGGCCGCCGCGGCGGGCAAGGAGCCGTGGACGGCGGTGGAACACCTGGCCGGGTGA
- a CDS encoding MarC family protein, translated as MNLKLFGEFFVTLLVIVDPPGMVPVFLALTGAMPAKARNRAGTQAVLLALGVIIGFAVAGQTLLDYLHVQLPALQAAGGLLLVLVALQLLTGKTDEPQEQGGTSNVALVPLGTPLLAGPGAIVATMLFVQRARSLDEYLILAAAILAVMATVWLVLRFSGVIVRMLRPAGIEVLTRIAGLLLAAIAVQLIADAIFAFVQVYAPRL; from the coding sequence GTGAATCTCAAGCTGTTCGGCGAGTTCTTCGTGACTCTGCTGGTGATCGTCGATCCGCCCGGGATGGTCCCGGTGTTCCTCGCCCTGACCGGCGCCATGCCGGCGAAGGCCCGCAACCGGGCCGGCACCCAGGCGGTGCTGCTCGCCCTCGGCGTGATCATCGGGTTCGCGGTCGCCGGGCAGACCCTGCTGGACTACCTGCACGTGCAGCTGCCGGCCCTGCAGGCGGCCGGTGGCCTGCTGCTCGTGCTGGTCGCGCTGCAACTGCTCACCGGCAAGACCGACGAGCCGCAGGAGCAGGGCGGCACCAGCAACGTGGCGCTGGTCCCGCTCGGCACCCCGCTGCTGGCCGGGCCGGGCGCGATCGTGGCCACCATGCTGTTCGTGCAGCGGGCCCGCAGCCTGGACGAATACCTCATCCTGGCCGCCGCCATCCTGGCCGTGATGGCCACCGTCTGGCTGGTGCTGCGCTTCTCCGGCGTGATCGTGCGGATGCTGCGCCCGGCCGGCATCGAGGTGCTCACCCGGATCGCCGGTCTGCTGCTCGCCGCCATCGCGGTGCAGCTGATCGCGGATGCCATCTTCGCCTTCGTGCAGGTTTACGCGCCGCGGCTCTGA
- a CDS encoding PHP domain-containing protein, producing the protein MSSRIDLHCHSTASDGTLTPAELVRAGAAAGLDVMAITDHDTTGGWAQAEAARPAGLSLVRGAELSCRWHGVRPAISLHLLAYLFDPAEPALADAMSRLRIDREQRGEKIVEKLRADGVPITWEEVHGYAAGGSVGRPHIAQALIRAGLVRTTTEAFASTWLGTRYFVPKSDLDVFDAVAAVRAAGGVPIFAHPRATKRGRVVPDELIAELADAGLFGLEADHEDHSPAERAEIRALADRLGLVVTGSSDFHGTHKTVELGAHATAPEMYEKIVAAASGVPVLG; encoded by the coding sequence CTGAGCAGCCGGATCGACCTGCACTGCCACTCCACCGCCAGCGACGGCACGCTGACCCCGGCCGAGCTGGTGCGGGCGGGCGCCGCGGCCGGACTGGACGTCATGGCGATCACCGACCACGACACCACCGGCGGCTGGGCGCAGGCCGAGGCGGCCCGGCCCGCGGGGTTGAGCCTGGTCCGCGGGGCCGAGCTGTCCTGCCGGTGGCACGGTGTGCGGCCGGCGATCTCCCTGCACCTGCTGGCCTACCTGTTCGACCCGGCCGAGCCCGCGCTGGCCGACGCGATGTCACGGCTGCGCATCGACCGCGAGCAGCGGGGCGAGAAGATCGTGGAGAAGCTGCGGGCCGACGGGGTGCCGATCACCTGGGAAGAGGTGCACGGTTACGCGGCCGGTGGCTCGGTCGGCCGGCCGCACATCGCGCAGGCGCTGATCCGGGCCGGGCTGGTGCGCACCACCACCGAGGCGTTCGCTTCGACGTGGCTGGGGACGCGGTATTTCGTACCCAAGTCCGATCTTGATGTTTTCGATGCCGTCGCCGCGGTGCGTGCCGCGGGCGGGGTGCCGATCTTCGCGCACCCCCGGGCCACCAAACGCGGGCGGGTGGTGCCGGACGAGCTGATCGCCGAGCTGGCCGACGCCGGCCTCTTCGGCCTGGAGGCCGACCACGAGGATCACTCGCCCGCGGAGCGGGCCGAGATCAGGGCGCTGGCGGACCGGCTCGGCCTGGTGGTCACCGGGTCCTCGGATTTTCACGGTACGCACAAGACGGTTGAGCTCGGCGCCCACGCCACCGCCCCGGAGATGTACGAGAAAATCGTCGCCGCGGCCAGCGGGGTACCCGTCCTCGGGTGA
- a CDS encoding PH domain-containing protein: MDPGDPRDPRGEGAQRPRDDDDDAFRYRDDAFEDTGPGRTRAQTYPDDPRFTHGARRADEYDEPDQYEAPVFTEEELEGLDRSGGPRRFLPLEDEPTTLVARYLFPTERYRGEWKRHWIHLSLPLSVGAGATLLLGYLAGFLTRQNIDGMVTVAVLIWLGVISWVAWKVFDWYFDRFILTNKRVMVVNGIVTRKVAMMPLLRVTDMKYEQSALGRMLSYGTFVLESAGQDQALREVKHLPNPNELYLRVVEEMYEPQAVEARLGKDDEGDDA, encoded by the coding sequence ATGGATCCTGGTGACCCGCGCGACCCGCGAGGCGAGGGTGCCCAGCGCCCTCGGGACGACGACGATGACGCCTTCAGGTATCGGGACGACGCCTTCGAGGACACCGGTCCTGGCCGGACACGCGCGCAGACCTATCCGGACGATCCCCGGTTCACCCACGGCGCGCGACGTGCCGACGAGTACGACGAGCCCGACCAGTACGAGGCCCCGGTCTTCACCGAGGAGGAGCTGGAAGGGCTCGACCGTTCCGGCGGCCCGCGCCGTTTCCTCCCGCTGGAGGACGAGCCCACCACACTGGTCGCCCGCTACCTGTTCCCCACCGAGCGCTACCGCGGCGAGTGGAAGCGGCACTGGATCCACCTCTCCCTGCCGCTCAGCGTCGGCGCCGGCGCCACCCTCCTGCTCGGCTATCTCGCCGGCTTCCTGACCCGGCAGAACATCGACGGCATGGTCACCGTCGCCGTGCTGATCTGGCTCGGGGTGATCAGCTGGGTCGCCTGGAAGGTCTTCGACTGGTATTTCGACCGTTTCATCCTGACCAACAAGCGGGTCATGGTGGTCAACGGCATCGTCACCCGCAAGGTGGCGATGATGCCCCTGCTGCGGGTCACCGACATGAAGTACGAGCAGTCCGCGCTCGGCCGGATGCTCAGCTACGGCACGTTCGTGCTCGAGTCGGCCGGCCAGGACCAGGCGCTGCGCGAGGTCAAGCACCTGCCCAACCCGAACGAGCTGTACCTGCGGGTGGTCGAGGAGATGTACGAGCCGCAGGCGGTCGAGGCCCGGCTGGGCAAGGACGACGAGGGAGACGACGCCTGA
- a CDS encoding DUF6758 family protein — MGVTVSCPRCAAQVRKPDLMHSNWRCDNCGDVPPFHVAEHISAEIVGAVLRESASGAEPMPLWGPWPLPAGWMVTGVGWAGDDRSGVRATALACSGPEPLGGGPADLVFIAEQPGVGLGTRFAGIPGIDPGYLLSEALSDGGARSGPDAKIKVGGHPTPLWCVKSPEDRSAYVSEAKGIWLYAVAWPASAGYLLAEHVVLHDFSEGVPPELVFGAPSPYLHGRV, encoded by the coding sequence GTGGGTGTCACGGTGAGTTGCCCCCGATGCGCTGCTCAGGTTCGCAAGCCGGACCTGATGCACAGCAACTGGCGCTGCGACAACTGTGGCGACGTTCCGCCGTTCCATGTCGCCGAGCACATCAGCGCGGAGATCGTCGGGGCGGTGCTGCGGGAGTCGGCGTCGGGCGCCGAGCCGATGCCGCTCTGGGGGCCCTGGCCGTTGCCCGCCGGATGGATGGTCACCGGGGTGGGGTGGGCCGGCGACGACCGGTCCGGGGTGCGGGCCACCGCGCTCGCCTGCAGCGGGCCGGAGCCGCTCGGCGGCGGGCCGGCCGATCTGGTGTTCATCGCCGAGCAACCGGGCGTCGGCCTGGGCACCCGGTTCGCCGGCATTCCCGGCATCGACCCCGGTTACCTGCTCTCCGAGGCGCTGTCCGACGGCGGCGCGCGGAGCGGCCCGGACGCGAAGATCAAAGTGGGCGGACACCCTACTCCCCTGTGGTGTGTCAAGTCACCCGAAGATCGAAGTGCGTACGTGAGTGAGGCCAAAGGAATCTGGCTCTATGCGGTAGCGTGGCCCGCAAGCGCGGGCTATCTCCTCGCGGAGCACGTCGTCCTGCACGACTTCTCCGAAGGGGTGCCGCCCGAGCTGGTGTTCGGAGCGCCCTCGCCGTACCTTCACGGTCGCGTGTGA